Proteins encoded by one window of Nasonia vitripennis strain AsymCx chromosome 5, Nvit_psr_1.1, whole genome shotgun sequence:
- the LOC100119360 gene encoding solute carrier family 41 member 1 isoform X2: MIEGQVHQRGVPVQQQPRLVASSSTPQVNFASVKFDNEQCKEAQLPVTCSKHPQQQQQQQQQQQQSPPPAGFIYGMSAAQHPQIARMTPTGGRSRTCSESNVGAHVSLALANSGLLGCPSCSGSAAALHHVSTTAVGTGNNEDSVSLLEEGNATRLPDLVAESKIYDETQEPLESYVAITLQVSIPFLIAGFGMVGAGLVLDLVQYWVVFEKVNELMILVPALLGLKGNLEMTLASRLSTQANLGHMDTPKQQWYMIVGNLVLIQCQAIVVGFLGSVVAIVMGAFRNGTVSLDHAYLLIASSLVTASLASFVLGLITAGVIVFSRHCHINPDNVATPIAASLGDITSLALLSWISTILYESIDKQDWLAPLVIACYVLVTPLWVWIAKKNKYTNDVLYFGWTPVIVAMLISSCGGLILEFMVSRFENLTVFQPVINGVGGNLVAVQASRISTALHKQAELGTLLIPPGHTHPVIFITPIASFFGKGMHARTTRVLMSMVIPGHVIFIYLINYMKEGQTSMSTLFVFVYLCAAMLQVAALLYIAYIMIHWMWKRKIDPDNSAIPYLTAMGDLLGISLLAVAFQFLYLVGDQEFGEPIKP, translated from the exons TGAGCAATGTAAGGAGGCCCAGCTGCCGGTCACCTGCAGCAAACacccccagcagcagcagcagcagcagcagcagcagcagcaaagtcCACCCCCAGCGGGTTTCATCTACGGAATGTCGGCAGCTCAGCACCCGCAGATCGCGCGGATGACCCCGACGGGCGGCAGGTCTCGCACCTGCTCCGAGTCGAACGTCGGGGCGCACGTCTCCCTGGCTCTGGCCAACAGCGGACTCCTCGGCTGTCCCAGTTGTTCGGGCAGCGCCGCGGCTCTGCACCACGTGAGCACGACTGCTGTCGGCACCGGCAACAACGAGGACTCGGTCAGCCTCCTCGAGGAGGGCAACGCCACCAGGTTACCCGACCTCGTCGCCGAGAGCAAGATCTACGACGAGACGCAGGAGCCTCTCGAGTCGTACGTGGCCATCACTCTGCAGGTCTCCATACCTTTCCTCATCGCCGGCTTCGGTATGGTCGGCGCTGGACTCGTCCTCGATTTGGTCCAG TATTGGGTCGTTTTCGAAAAAGTGAACGAGCTGATGATACTGGTGCCGGCGCTTCTCGGCCTGAAGGGCAATCTGGAAATGACGCTGGCGTCGAGGCTGTCCACGCAAGCGAATCTCGGTCACATGGACACTCCGAAGCAGCAGTGGTACATGATAGTTGGAAATCTCGTTTTGATACAG TGCCAAGCGATAGTGGTGGGCTTCCTGGGCTCTGTGGTAGCGATCGTGATGGGGGCGTTCCGAAACGGCACAGTCTCACTGGACCACGCTTACCTGCTGATCGCAAGCTCGCTGGTAACGGCATCGCTGGCCTCGTTCGTCCTGGGTCTCATCACCGCCGGGGTAATCGTCTTCTCCCGGCACTGTCACATCAACCCCGACAACGTGGCCACTCCCATCGCGGCGAGTCTCGGCGACATCACCTCGCTCGCCCTGCTCTCCTGGATCTCCACGATACTCTACGAGTCCATCGACAAACAAGACTGGCTCGCGCCTCTCGTCATCGCTTGCTACGTACTCGTCACCCCCCTCTGGGTCTGGATCGCCAAGAAGAACAAGTACACCAACGACGTGCTCTACTTCGGATGGACCCCCGTTATCGTCGCCATGCTCATTAGCAG CTGTGGCGGCCTCATTCTCGAGTTCATGGTCTCGCGCTTCGAGAACCTGACCGTCTTCCAGCCTGTGATAAACGGAGTCGGCGGAAACCTCGTCGCCGTCCAAGCCAGCAGGATTTCGACGGCTCTGCACAAACAAGCCGAGCTCGGCACTCTGCTCATACCTCCCGGACACACTCATCCCGTCATCTTTATCACCCCCATCGCCAGCTTCTTCGGAAAAG GAATGCACGCGCGGACGACTCGCGTCCTCATGAGCATGGTGATTCCAGGACACGTAATCTTCATCTACCTGATAAACTACATGAAAGAGGGTCAAACTTCGATGAGCACGCTCTTCGTCTTTGTCTACCTGTGCGCGGCGATGTTACAGGTCGCGGCTCTGCTCTACATCGCCTACATAATGATCCACTGGATGTGGAAGCGAAAGATCGATCCGGACAACTCGGCCATACCCTATCTCACGGCGATGGGCGATTTGCTCGGCATCAGTCTTCTCGCCGTCGCCTTCCAGTTTCTCTACCTCGTCGGCGATCAGGAATTCGGCGAACCGATCAAGCCTTGA
- the LOC100119360 gene encoding solute carrier family 41 member 1 isoform X1, whose translation MCAFIRPIDERTRLLGEKLPPPRASAIGGRETLWSLVRRQLAEAKLAVNDDRFLGRSEQCKEAQLPVTCSKHPQQQQQQQQQQQQSPPPAGFIYGMSAAQHPQIARMTPTGGRSRTCSESNVGAHVSLALANSGLLGCPSCSGSAAALHHVSTTAVGTGNNEDSVSLLEEGNATRLPDLVAESKIYDETQEPLESYVAITLQVSIPFLIAGFGMVGAGLVLDLVQYWVVFEKVNELMILVPALLGLKGNLEMTLASRLSTQANLGHMDTPKQQWYMIVGNLVLIQCQAIVVGFLGSVVAIVMGAFRNGTVSLDHAYLLIASSLVTASLASFVLGLITAGVIVFSRHCHINPDNVATPIAASLGDITSLALLSWISTILYESIDKQDWLAPLVIACYVLVTPLWVWIAKKNKYTNDVLYFGWTPVIVAMLISSCGGLILEFMVSRFENLTVFQPVINGVGGNLVAVQASRISTALHKQAELGTLLIPPGHTHPVIFITPIASFFGKGMHARTTRVLMSMVIPGHVIFIYLINYMKEGQTSMSTLFVFVYLCAAMLQVAALLYIAYIMIHWMWKRKIDPDNSAIPYLTAMGDLLGISLLAVAFQFLYLVGDQEFGEPIKP comes from the exons TGAGCAATGTAAGGAGGCCCAGCTGCCGGTCACCTGCAGCAAACacccccagcagcagcagcagcagcagcagcagcagcagcaaagtcCACCCCCAGCGGGTTTCATCTACGGAATGTCGGCAGCTCAGCACCCGCAGATCGCGCGGATGACCCCGACGGGCGGCAGGTCTCGCACCTGCTCCGAGTCGAACGTCGGGGCGCACGTCTCCCTGGCTCTGGCCAACAGCGGACTCCTCGGCTGTCCCAGTTGTTCGGGCAGCGCCGCGGCTCTGCACCACGTGAGCACGACTGCTGTCGGCACCGGCAACAACGAGGACTCGGTCAGCCTCCTCGAGGAGGGCAACGCCACCAGGTTACCCGACCTCGTCGCCGAGAGCAAGATCTACGACGAGACGCAGGAGCCTCTCGAGTCGTACGTGGCCATCACTCTGCAGGTCTCCATACCTTTCCTCATCGCCGGCTTCGGTATGGTCGGCGCTGGACTCGTCCTCGATTTGGTCCAG TATTGGGTCGTTTTCGAAAAAGTGAACGAGCTGATGATACTGGTGCCGGCGCTTCTCGGCCTGAAGGGCAATCTGGAAATGACGCTGGCGTCGAGGCTGTCCACGCAAGCGAATCTCGGTCACATGGACACTCCGAAGCAGCAGTGGTACATGATAGTTGGAAATCTCGTTTTGATACAG TGCCAAGCGATAGTGGTGGGCTTCCTGGGCTCTGTGGTAGCGATCGTGATGGGGGCGTTCCGAAACGGCACAGTCTCACTGGACCACGCTTACCTGCTGATCGCAAGCTCGCTGGTAACGGCATCGCTGGCCTCGTTCGTCCTGGGTCTCATCACCGCCGGGGTAATCGTCTTCTCCCGGCACTGTCACATCAACCCCGACAACGTGGCCACTCCCATCGCGGCGAGTCTCGGCGACATCACCTCGCTCGCCCTGCTCTCCTGGATCTCCACGATACTCTACGAGTCCATCGACAAACAAGACTGGCTCGCGCCTCTCGTCATCGCTTGCTACGTACTCGTCACCCCCCTCTGGGTCTGGATCGCCAAGAAGAACAAGTACACCAACGACGTGCTCTACTTCGGATGGACCCCCGTTATCGTCGCCATGCTCATTAGCAG CTGTGGCGGCCTCATTCTCGAGTTCATGGTCTCGCGCTTCGAGAACCTGACCGTCTTCCAGCCTGTGATAAACGGAGTCGGCGGAAACCTCGTCGCCGTCCAAGCCAGCAGGATTTCGACGGCTCTGCACAAACAAGCCGAGCTCGGCACTCTGCTCATACCTCCCGGACACACTCATCCCGTCATCTTTATCACCCCCATCGCCAGCTTCTTCGGAAAAG GAATGCACGCGCGGACGACTCGCGTCCTCATGAGCATGGTGATTCCAGGACACGTAATCTTCATCTACCTGATAAACTACATGAAAGAGGGTCAAACTTCGATGAGCACGCTCTTCGTCTTTGTCTACCTGTGCGCGGCGATGTTACAGGTCGCGGCTCTGCTCTACATCGCCTACATAATGATCCACTGGATGTGGAAGCGAAAGATCGATCCGGACAACTCGGCCATACCCTATCTCACGGCGATGGGCGATTTGCTCGGCATCAGTCTTCTCGCCGTCGCCTTCCAGTTTCTCTACCTCGTCGGCGATCAGGAATTCGGCGAACCGATCAAGCCTTGA
- the LOC100119360 gene encoding solute carrier family 41 member 1 isoform X3 encodes MSAAQHPQIARMTPTGGRSRTCSESNVGAHVSLALANSGLLGCPSCSGSAAALHHVSTTAVGTGNNEDSVSLLEEGNATRLPDLVAESKIYDETQEPLESYVAITLQVSIPFLIAGFGMVGAGLVLDLVQYWVVFEKVNELMILVPALLGLKGNLEMTLASRLSTQANLGHMDTPKQQWYMIVGNLVLIQCQAIVVGFLGSVVAIVMGAFRNGTVSLDHAYLLIASSLVTASLASFVLGLITAGVIVFSRHCHINPDNVATPIAASLGDITSLALLSWISTILYESIDKQDWLAPLVIACYVLVTPLWVWIAKKNKYTNDVLYFGWTPVIVAMLISSCGGLILEFMVSRFENLTVFQPVINGVGGNLVAVQASRISTALHKQAELGTLLIPPGHTHPVIFITPIASFFGKGMHARTTRVLMSMVIPGHVIFIYLINYMKEGQTSMSTLFVFVYLCAAMLQVAALLYIAYIMIHWMWKRKIDPDNSAIPYLTAMGDLLGISLLAVAFQFLYLVGDQEFGEPIKP; translated from the exons ATGTCGGCAGCTCAGCACCCGCAGATCGCGCGGATGACCCCGACGGGCGGCAGGTCTCGCACCTGCTCCGAGTCGAACGTCGGGGCGCACGTCTCCCTGGCTCTGGCCAACAGCGGACTCCTCGGCTGTCCCAGTTGTTCGGGCAGCGCCGCGGCTCTGCACCACGTGAGCACGACTGCTGTCGGCACCGGCAACAACGAGGACTCGGTCAGCCTCCTCGAGGAGGGCAACGCCACCAGGTTACCCGACCTCGTCGCCGAGAGCAAGATCTACGACGAGACGCAGGAGCCTCTCGAGTCGTACGTGGCCATCACTCTGCAGGTCTCCATACCTTTCCTCATCGCCGGCTTCGGTATGGTCGGCGCTGGACTCGTCCTCGATTTGGTCCAG TATTGGGTCGTTTTCGAAAAAGTGAACGAGCTGATGATACTGGTGCCGGCGCTTCTCGGCCTGAAGGGCAATCTGGAAATGACGCTGGCGTCGAGGCTGTCCACGCAAGCGAATCTCGGTCACATGGACACTCCGAAGCAGCAGTGGTACATGATAGTTGGAAATCTCGTTTTGATACAG TGCCAAGCGATAGTGGTGGGCTTCCTGGGCTCTGTGGTAGCGATCGTGATGGGGGCGTTCCGAAACGGCACAGTCTCACTGGACCACGCTTACCTGCTGATCGCAAGCTCGCTGGTAACGGCATCGCTGGCCTCGTTCGTCCTGGGTCTCATCACCGCCGGGGTAATCGTCTTCTCCCGGCACTGTCACATCAACCCCGACAACGTGGCCACTCCCATCGCGGCGAGTCTCGGCGACATCACCTCGCTCGCCCTGCTCTCCTGGATCTCCACGATACTCTACGAGTCCATCGACAAACAAGACTGGCTCGCGCCTCTCGTCATCGCTTGCTACGTACTCGTCACCCCCCTCTGGGTCTGGATCGCCAAGAAGAACAAGTACACCAACGACGTGCTCTACTTCGGATGGACCCCCGTTATCGTCGCCATGCTCATTAGCAG CTGTGGCGGCCTCATTCTCGAGTTCATGGTCTCGCGCTTCGAGAACCTGACCGTCTTCCAGCCTGTGATAAACGGAGTCGGCGGAAACCTCGTCGCCGTCCAAGCCAGCAGGATTTCGACGGCTCTGCACAAACAAGCCGAGCTCGGCACTCTGCTCATACCTCCCGGACACACTCATCCCGTCATCTTTATCACCCCCATCGCCAGCTTCTTCGGAAAAG GAATGCACGCGCGGACGACTCGCGTCCTCATGAGCATGGTGATTCCAGGACACGTAATCTTCATCTACCTGATAAACTACATGAAAGAGGGTCAAACTTCGATGAGCACGCTCTTCGTCTTTGTCTACCTGTGCGCGGCGATGTTACAGGTCGCGGCTCTGCTCTACATCGCCTACATAATGATCCACTGGATGTGGAAGCGAAAGATCGATCCGGACAACTCGGCCATACCCTATCTCACGGCGATGGGCGATTTGCTCGGCATCAGTCTTCTCGCCGTCGCCTTCCAGTTTCTCTACCTCGTCGGCGATCAGGAATTCGGCGAACCGATCAAGCCTTGA
- the LOC100680126 gene encoding RNA exonuclease 1 homolog, translating into MLPSTGYFKAINCPFYDNGYCERPYCHFRHSRRDASTSSAVVTTEAAQAVSKPQNAEAAAVTSSNSDVIQQLVSEAVKKVLADQNVSDTENIVNRVVEGLKPKLVPVVLSTTTPAVKQEIASPDPIVGRHIGVPAVLPTAKSSACVYNPTPISELRRRHLPIPSYNPARESKAVKRKSPDSEKPWMDVIRNISCLKESKASYTPTAISQINSKEKNSFHGYVPTIKSDTSYDVKSSSKESYIPEKKKKKEIYCPKPKKRREEYVPRKPKVPLKDKQHLEDDSFDILDEVFGNNESNPSVGCDEESQDIMEVDPKFSDDEVTPVGDITKDKDSLEDKVSKILHDGKENKQLQEIIEIDDDSDDKNQIDNEKIEKFDESSKHTREDASKSKNKSSEKSSKEDSKHSKHKDDSKHSKSTEDSKHSKTKEDSKHSKSKDDVSKHSKSKDDDSKHSKSKDKEKSEDRKDKDKSEDRKDKDREKSKDKDKHKHSSKSSEKERSSSSSKDSKSRDKDKDKVKDSKSSKDSSHRSKKDSKSDKERSSSSKSSRDDKKESRDKSRHKSDDKSRHKSKSSSSDLKSKSSRSHKSSDRHSSHSSHKSNKSNEKNATETEDSDKNEDRSDKDEKCDSPEYEEFSPFYDEHLLETSDSDHDVEEECRKIFQEYEVPDTPKDTTSKAPPKPESEGSEDVSKKRVAHPSAASSITKPVGPGQPIKRLPNPQQRMYERWRMMREVAAEKAAEKAAASRAAETALQKKAAESSSAGSQNDSQVNGNGRIRIAQVPYALSLALEKKKVMEQAAKVETKTIAQNKKGGRVAHIPQTVPQLIRPEPLQTAGTQKFGLNVRQFYVNAMQDICIQIYTSGDDAAQRAVREEFACYERCKALNVYKNSCMLTVHRLRKEVDQKNEDPSASHSRTISHEAVLAGKVKGTWSVVKTKKILTDFKGASLYNKLVKWILTDQELKDNGFPRPHPDGPKGRAKLFTTNTRGQSTLSKVPNERFCCRCNKSYMVDKHGFPTRKENCIYHYARKFTFRGESKYMCCKQDGSSDGCCDATTHVWDFVDTENLRGYVSTFDKSNAPAEEQGVFALDCEMCYTTQGLELTRVTVINENKDVVYETLVKPANPIIDYNTRFSGISELDMKSVTTSLQNVQATLLSMFSSKTILIGHSLESDFKALKLLHNTVVDTSVMFPHKNGPPFKRALKTLCSEYLRKIIQNEIGGHDSKEDAVACMELVHWKVREEAKLQ; encoded by the exons ATGCTTCCCTCGACCGGTTACTTCAAAGCCATCAATTGCCCGTTTTACGACAACGGATATTGCGAGCGACCCTACTGTCACTTCAGACATTCGCGTCGAG ATGCTTCTACTTCATCAGCGGTGGTCACAACTGAGGCGGCTCAGGCGGTTTCAAAGCCCCAAAATGCAGAAGCAGCCGCCGTGACATCTTCAAATTCAGATGTTATTCAGCAGCTTGTTTCTGAAGCAGTAAAGAAAGTTTTGGCGGATCAAAATGTCTCGGACAcagaaaatattgtaaataggGTCGTAGAGGGGTTGAAGCCAAAACTTGTTCCTGTTGTGCTCTCTACGACAACCCCTGCTGTTAAACAAGAAATTGCTTCTCCAGATCCTATAGTTGGAAGGCACATTGGTGTACCCGCAGTTTTACCAACAGCTAAATCATCTGCATGTGTCTATAATCCAACACCAATATCTGAATTAAGAAGGAGGCATTTACCTATCCCATCTTATAACCCAGCAAGAGAAAGTAAAGCAGTAAAAAGAAAGTCTCCGGATAGTGAAAAACCTTGGATGGATGTTATTCGCAATATTAGCTGCCTAAAGGAATCAAAAGCTAGTTACACACCTACTGCTATTAGccaaataaattcaaaagagaaaaattcttTTCACGGTTATGTCCCAACGATAAAATCTGATACTTCATATGATGTTAAGAGTAGTAGTAAAGAGTCTTACATTCctgaaaagaagaagaaaaaggaaatttACTGtccaaaaccaaaaaaacGACGAGAAGAATATGTTCCTAGAAAGCCGAAAGTCCCTCTAAAAGATAAGCAGCATTTAGAAGATGATTCATTTGACATACTCGATGAAGTTTTTGGTAATAACGAATCAAATCCAAGTGTTGGATGTGATGAAGAATCACAAGATATAATGGAAGTTGATCCAAAGTTTTCTGATGATGAAGTTACTCCTGTTGGGGATATTACCAAAGACAAAGATAGTTTAGAAGATAAAGTTAGCAAAATATTACATGACGGGAAAGAGAATAAACAATTACAAGAAATCATTGAAATTGATGACGATAGTGATGATAAGAATCAGATAGATAATgagaaaatagaaaagtttGATGAATCTTCTAAACATACTAGAGAAGATGCATCaaagagtaaaaataaatcttcaGAGAAAAGCAGTAAAGAAGATTCCAAGCACAGTAAACACAAAGATGATTCAAAACATAGCAAAAGTACAGAAGATTCTAAACACAGCAAAACGAAAGAGGATTCTAAACATAGCAAGAGTAAAGACGACGTTTCGAAACACAGTAAAAGTAAAGATGATGATTCTAAGCACAGCAAAAGtaaagataaagaaaaatcAGAAGACAGAAAAGATAAAGACAAATCAGAAGATAGAAAAGATAAAGACAGGGAAAAGAGTAAAGATAAAGACAAGCATAAGCACAGCTCTAAAAGTAGTGAAAAAGAGAGATCTTCATCATCTTCAAAAGACAGTAAAAGTAGGGACAAAGATAAAGATAAGGTAAAAGACAGTAAAAGTAGTAAAGATAGCTCTCATAGAAGTAAGAAAGATTCAAAATCCGATAAAGAAAGAAGTTCTAGTTCAAAAAGCTCAAGGgatgataaaaaagaaagcagGGACAAAAGCAGGCACAAATCAGATGACAAAAGTAGGCACAAAAGTAAATCTAGCTCTTCAGATTTGAAAAGTAAATCTAGTAGATCTCACAAGAGTTCGGATAGGCATAGTTCACACTCTAGTCATAAATCCAATAAATCAAATGAGAAGAACGCCACAGAGACAGAAGACagtgataaaaatgaagaCAGGTCAGACAAAGATGAAAAATGTGATAGCCCAGAATATGAggaattttctcctttttatGATGAACATCTTCTTGAAACGTCAGATTCAGATCACGATGTTGAAGAGGAATGTCGAAAAATATTCCAG GAGTATGAAGTTCCTGATACCCCAAAAGACACAACGAGTAAAGCCCCTCCTAAACCGGAATCTGAAGGGTCTGAAGATGTTTCCAAAAAGAGAGTTGCTCATCCATCTGCGGCTTCAAGTATAACAAAACCAGTTGGCCCAGGGCAGCCAATAAAGCGATTACCGAATCCGCAGCAGCGAATGTACGAAAGATGGAGAATGATGAGGGAAGTAGCTGCTGAAAAAGCTGCGGAAAAAGCAGCTGCAAGTCGGGCTGCGGAAACGGCGCTTCAGAAAAAAGCCGCTGAAAGTAGTTCTGCTGGCTCTCAAAATGACTCCCAAGTCAACGGTAATG GTCGAATAAGAATTGCGCAAGTTCCGTACGCTTTGTCACTAGCactagagaagaaaaaagtcaTGGAACAAGCTGCAAAAGTTGAGACGAAGACTATtgcacaaaataaaaaaggaggACGCGTTGCTCACATTCCTCAAACG GTGCCGCAATTGATTCGCCCAGAGCCGCTGCAAACTGCCGGCACGCAAAAGTTCGGATTAAACGTGCGGCAATTTTATGTTAACGCGATGCAAGACATTTGCATTCAAATATACACGTCTGGCGATGATGCAGCTCAAAGGGCTGTTCGTGAGGAATTCGCCTGTTACGAGAGGTGTAAGGCCCTCAATGTATATAAAAACTCATGTATGCTAACTGTGCATAGACTCCGTAAAGAAGTAGACCAAAAGAACGAAGATCCATCAGCGTCTCACAGTAGAACAATATCTCATGAAGCTGTGCTAGCAGGCAAGGTAAAAGGCACGTGGAGCGTTGTAAagactaaaaaaattttaacagacTTCAAAGGAGCATCTCTATATAACAAGTTAGTAAAATGGATTTTGACTGATCAAGAACTTAAAGACAATGGTTTTCCAAGGCCGCATCCTGATGGTCCAAAG ggtcgagcaaaattatttactacAAATACAAGGGGTCAATCAACTCTTTCCAAAGTGCCTAACGAACGTTTCTGCTGTCGCTGCAACAAATCGTACATGGTCGATAAACATGGATTTCCAACCCGGAAAGAAAATTGCATTTATCATTATGCAAGAAAATTCACATTTAGGGGAGAGAGTAAATATATGTGTTGCAAACAAGATGGTTCATCAGATGGTTGTTGTGATGCAACAACTCACGTATGGGATTTTGTCGATACTGAAAATCTCAGAGGATACGTATCAACTTttgataaaa GTAATGCTCCTGCTGAAGAACAAGGTGTGTTTGCTCTTGATTGTGAAATGTGTTATACGACGCAAGGTCTGGAATTGACACGTGTAACtgtaataaatgaaaataaagatgTTGTATACGAGACCTTGGTTAAACCTGCAAATCCTATTATTGACTATAATACCAG gTTTTCTGGCATAAGCGAATTGGATATGAAAAGTGTGACAACTTCGTTGCAAAATGTACAAGCTACTCTTCTTTCAATGTTTTCTTCGAAAACCATACTTATAGGTCACAGTCTTGAAAGTGATTTCAAAGCACTCAAACTCCTTCATAATACTGTTGTTGACACAAGTGTCATGTTTCCCCATAAGAATGGTCCACCCTTTAAGAGAGCTTTAAAAACGTTATGTTCAGAATATCTTCgaaaaatcattcaaaatgAAA TTGGTGGACACGACAGCAAAGAAGATGCTGTGGCATGTATGGAGCTTGTTCATTGGAAAGTCAGAGAAGAGGCAAAACTTCAGTAA
- the LOC100119297 gene encoding ubiquinone biosynthesis O-methyltransferase, mitochondrial: MKALQKNYLPKFAINTLSRFSTSAELKQQGESVKPKSTVDFQDVIHHSKHSDNWWDPHGELGALHTMNSLRVKFVRDGLANVGFKETNPSRPLEGIKLLDVGCGGGILSEPLARIGANVTGLDASKELISIARQHALLDKDLSSNLNYVHTPIEDYSQEQKEKFDAVVASEILEHVIDQELFLKCCSEVLKPKGSIFITTLNKNLISWLGGVVFAEYVLGLLPKGTHDWNKFITPDDTKRLLEKCNCKTKLVHGMLYNPATKQWSWTTSTAINYALHAVKQDSIKTDNA, encoded by the exons ATGAAAGCATTGCAAAAGAATTATCTTCCAAAATTTGCAATAAATACACTATCAAGATTCAG CACATCGGCAGAATTAAAACAACAAGGTGAATCAGTGAAACCAAAATCAACAGTTGATTTTCAAGATGTTATTCATCATTCAAAACACAGCGATAACTGGTGGGATCCTCATGGGGAATTGGGAGCTCTTCATACCATGAATTCATTGAGAGTAAAATTTGTCAGAGACGGTTTGGCTAATGTTGGTTTTAAAGAAACAAACCCAAGTCGTCCTCTTGAAGGTATCAAATTATTAGATGTTGGATGTGGTGGAGGAATCCTATCAGAGCCACTTGCAAGAATAGGAGCTAATGTCACTGGACTTGATGCTTCTAAGGAACTAATATCTATAGCAAGACAACACGCATTATTAGATAAAGATCTTTCATCAAATTTAAACTATGTACATACACCAATTGAAGATTATTCGCaagaacaaaaagaaaaatttgatgcAGTTGTTGCTTCTGAAATCCTTGAACACGTGATTGAccaagaattatttttaaag TGTTGTTCAGAAGTTTTGAAACCCAAAGGATCTATATTTATCACAACGTTGAATAAAAACTTGATTTCTTGGCTGGGTGGTGTTGTTTTTGCTGAGTATGTATTAGGACTTTTACCAAAAGGAACTCATGACTGGAATAAATTTATAACTCCAGATGATACCAAGCGATTACTAGAAAAGT GTAATTGCAAAACTAAGTTGGTACATGGAATGTTATATAATCCAGCAACTAAGCAGTGGTCATGGACGACTTCAACAGCAATAAATTATGCTCTTCATGCGGTCAAACAAGATAGTATTAAAACTGATAATGCATAA
- the Rpl6 gene encoding ribosomal protein L6 isoform X1, producing the protein MADTKAKTAAPKAAAPKDAASAKKGEKKRVSRPRNYDLGNGVYRFSRSRMYHKKAIYKFIGKKTPKKEVPKKLVSIEKKINGEKNGGTRTVLLKKRKANYPTSDPIVPHPTKRCFKDHTRYIRPSLKPGTVLILLAGPHKGKRVVLLKALKSGLLLVTGPFLINACPMRRINQIYVIATSTRINLSGFKLPKHINDDYFKRKHEKRAKKEEGDIFAKKKEEYKPSEQRKVDQKVIDKAVIDAIKKSADKKVLFAYLASMFGLRSSQYPHRMKF; encoded by the exons ATGGCGGATACCAAGGCGAAAACCGCTGCGCCCAAGGCAGCAGCTCCTAAGGATGCTGCTTCCGCCAAAAAGGGCGAAAAGAAGAGGGTCAGCAGACCAAGGAACTACGACTTGGGAAATGGAGTTTACAGGTTTAGCCGTAGTCGTATGTACCACAAAAAGGCCATCTACAAGTTCATTGGCAAGAAGACACCCAAGAAG GAAGTACCCAAGAAACTTGTAAGCATCGAAAAGAAGATTAATGGTGAGAAGAATGGAGGAACTAGGACTGTTCTCCTTAAGAAGAGGAAGGCAAATTATCCTACCTCAGATCCCATTGTCCCTCACCCCACCAAGAGGTGCTTCAAGGATCACACCCGGTACATCAGACCATCGCTGAAACCAGGAACCGTCCTTATTCTGTTGGCTGGACCTCACAAGGGAAAGCGTGTTGTCCTCCTCAAAGCCCTGAAGAGTGGTTTACTCCTTGTCACTG GGCCTTTCCTCATCAATGCATGCCCAATGAGGAGAATCAACCAAATTTACGTCATCGCTACCAGCACAAGGATTAACTTGTCTGGTTTCAAGCTTCCAAAACACATCAATGACGATTACTTCAAGAGGAAACACGAGAAGCGTGCAAAGAAAGAGGAAGGTGACATCTTTGccaagaagaaggaggagtACAAACCCAGCGAACAGAGGAAAGTGGACCAGAAAGTTATCGACAAGGCTGTCATTGATGCTATCAAGAAGAGCGCTGACAAGAAAGTGCTCTTTGCCTACCTTGCATCGATGTTTGGACTGCGTAGCAGTCAGTACCCACACAGGATGAAGTTCTAA